DNA from Gemmatimonadota bacterium:
CCCCGCTACATCGAACGCGTGTACTGTAACGAGTGTGGACAGGACACGAAGCATGCGCGGCTCCAGAAACGGTCGCAGCACGGCTCCGAGCCATACGAGGAGGGGTACTCCGTCTCCTGGACGACCGTCTACACGCTCTATGAGTGCTGCGGCTGCGAGGCAGTTTCACTCAAAAGGGAGTTCTTCTTCTCCGAGTGGAACCGGGAGGATTCTCAAGTCGACTTCTATCCTCCGAGAACGTCGCGGAAGCCACCGTCATGGATGAAGGATCTTCCTGACCTCGAGCAGAAGTTGCTTCAGGAGGTATATCGTGCGATTGCGGCGGACAGCCCGCGGCTCAGCTTGATGGGCGCGCGGGCTCTCGTTGACATGCTCATCGTTCGAACGATTGGCGATACGGGAACGTTTGCCCAGAAGCTCATGAAGCTTGAAGCCGATGGCTTCGTTAGCCGTGTGAATCGGGAGGTTCTTGACGCAGTTCTGGAAGCAGGGAACGCGTCAGCGCATCGAGGATTCGAGCCCTCCTCTCGACAGCTACAAACTGTAATGGACATAGTTGAGAACCTGCTGCAAAGCCAACTCCTCCATGGCAGCGCGCAGGAGCTGAAGAAGACGGTCCCTCCGCGGCCGCCGAGGGCATAGTCCGGCACGCGGACACCTAACGGTAGTTGGAGCAGACGGCCGGATGGAACGCTCGCTTCGCTCGCTCTATCTGATCCGGCCGCAGCTCAACATTGGCGTTAGGCGCACCACCCTGCGAACGCGGAGAGCATGTCATGGCGACGTTTACCGTGACGCTTCACGGGCGCCCATCGCGACGGTTGATCTTCCCGTCGATCGCATCTGGGCAGGCGGGCGCGTCACGCCGCTACCCTCCTTCGATCAGGTCGCCCCCCTCCTCGCGGCGGCGGCCGAGGCTCCGTCGCTCGTGGCCATGCTGCTTGACCTTCCCAGCGGCGACGCCTTCCCCTCTCCGCTACTAACCGGATGGCGCCGGCCGCGGCCGCGGCGTATGAGGCACTGGCCGCGATGACGTTCGACCTGCTGGATGAAGCCGGACTGCCCGCCGGCGCCGAACTCGTGCGTCTCGGACCGAGCGGCGCCGGGACCAGCGCCGTCGTCCGCGTCTATTTTCGCCATGCGCCTGGTCGCGTCGTTGCCCGCATATCGACCGCACCGCACGTCGATGGGGGGGCCGGCGATGCACCGGGCGCTAACTTAGTTGGAGCAGACGGCCGATCTGTTGAACGCGCGCTGCGCGCAGCTCTGCTTTCTTCGGCCGCAGCTCAACAGGAACGTTGGGCGTCCACTCCGTCCGGAAGCTCAGCACGACCGGATCCCGTTGCCCACACATCGGTTTCCGCCGCCGGGGCGCGCAGACACGACCTTGATCCCGCAGCGCCTCCGTAGCAGACTACCAGCGTGGCCTCCCCCGCCTTCGACTACTCCCACTGACCATCGCAGAACGCCTGCAGTTGGTCGAGGAACTCTGGGACAGCATCGCGGCCGACGCCGATGCCGAGGCCCTGCCGCTCACAGACGCTGAGCGGGCGCTGATCGACGAGCGCCTCGCGGACTAGGCGCGAATCCGGCGACAGGGCGTCCGTGGGCCGACGTCCGCGCCGGCATCGTCGGCAAGCACCGGCAGTGACGGCGCTCGTCGTTCGTCCGCTCGCCGAGGCGGACCTCGACGAAACCTTCGCGTGGTACGAGAGCCGCTCGGTCGGCAGGCGTTGATTTCTTACGTGCCGTGGATACGTGCTTCGCCGCGATCGAAGCGACGCCGCTCGCCTATCCCGTGGTGTATCGTGGCGCTCGACGCGCCCTCCTCCGGCGATTTCCGTACGCCATCCTGTACCTCCTCGACGGGGAGCGCCTTCATGTGCTGGCGTGTACCCACACCAGCCTTCATCCGCGGCGCTGGCGACAGCGCGCGTGACGCCCAACAGCGCATGCAGCAGACAGCCGCGCTGTTGTATGCTCGCTTCGCTCGCGTGATTTTATGCGGCCGCAGCTGATGCTCAACGTTAGGCGCACCGACTGATGGCATCCGATAACTCCAAGTGGCTTCAGCATGCTCTCACGCCGGCGCTCAAGGCGGCGGGATTCCAGGAAGGCAGGGAGCAACTTTGGCGGAGGACCAACGCCACGACGGTGGGCGTCCTTAGTCTCCAAGGGTCTCAATGGGGGCCGTCGTTCTACGTCAATCTTGGCGTCTACTTTCGCGCTGGGTGACCGCGAGCAGGCAGCCGAGCAGACCTCCTGCCCATCCGCATCCGCCTCCAGCAAGGCTCGTGCCGAACCGGGAGCGCTTCAACTCCTGCTCGACCGAGAAACCGATGCAGCAGAATGTCAGGGCGCGGGGCTGGAGACTCTTGTGATTGAGCACGCAGTGCCAGCTGGCTGGACGCATTGTCGACTATATCGTGCGCGCGTCAGTACTTCAGCGTCCAGCGCCCAGCCGCAGCTTGGGTCACGAATGAGGCCACAGCCCTGTTGGCTTCGTCAGAGGGCGCCTAACATGGGGTTGGAGCTGACAACTGGCAGGTTGTGCGGAAGGCGGCTACGCCGCCTCTGCTATACGCCAGTTGCAGCTCAACCCGGACGTTAGGCAGTCCGACACATCTTTGTCAGCATGGATTCCCCCCGCCTCTCACCGCCTGCTGACCTGTTGATCCGTCTCGATGCGCTCCTCGAGCGCGAGCAAGGCGATCCAGCCTCCCGGGTGACGCGAGACGACGTGCAGACGTGTCGCATGCGGCTGGTCTCCCAACCGACGAATGGGCTCCGCTTCCGTGGAGCAGGTCAGGTGTCCCCTCCTCGCGCACCTCCGTGCCTGCGCGGCCTGTGAGCCAAACGCCGGGACAGGGAGCCCTCGTCGACAGCCTAGTGGGGCCGGCGTCGCCCACCGCTCGTCCGCCGACGCTCCGTATCCTCCGAGTAGGCCGACCCTACGGTCAGCGAGGGGCACCGGCCCGGCGCGGACACGTCGTCGCCCACTCGCGGCTGCTCGCGAAGCAAGGGATCGGGCCGACACTCGGCGCAGCCCGGCCGAAGTACCAGCCAAGGCGGGGCATTCTTTGGTGACGTCGGACTCGCGTTCCTAGTGCGGTCGCACGATCCGATCGCTGGATTGCGCATCGCCATTGTCCCCCTCGCGCGCGGAGGATACGTACGCGAACGCGAGCGAGGGTTGCAGCCGGACGTCACGAGTTCCCGACGTCGCAATGCACTGGACACGATAGTGTCGCGTCACGAGCACGTTGGGCATGAGCGTCGTTTCGTACGCCGTCCATACGCGCACGATCACGATCTGCAGCCGGGGTGAGGTGGGAACTTGAAGACTTGGTCGCGATGTGTCGCGCTTGTCGCGAGGTTAACTGCTGTCGTTGCAGCTGAACCGTCACTTCTGCGTTCCCAAACTCCACACCCAAGCCACCAGCAACGCGCAAGGCGCCTGCGAAGAAGGACAGCCCCGCTCCGTCAACTGGCGCGAAGGCAGGGCGTGCGACGGAGGAGCAGGCTCCCGTGCTCCTCCTTTCCGAGGAAGAACGGGGGACATCAGCGCGACTCGATGTTCGCCGCGCTCGCCAACGATGTCAGCCTCCGATTCCTGCGCAGCATGGCGAAGGACCGGCGCGAAGGGACGCCACTCTCGCTCTGGCTGGACTCGACCTCCGCGCGATGTGGCCGCATGGACTGCGTCAGGCACGTCGAACTCCCGCTCAATCCGATCAATCGCGCTCGCCTCGAGGCGTCGCCGCCTGCCGTGCCTGCAGCCGTTTCGGCTGATTCAGGTCGCGTGTCGGCAGCTGCTCGACGTCAGCAGCAACTACGAGGGCACTCAACCGCTCGCGTTTCTGGCGGCACATCGCCTGCTCAGCACGTTCGACACAAGAGAGCAGAACGAAGCGCTGTCGATGCTCGACGCGCGTGTCGAAAGCTCAGAGCGGCCCGGCTATCCTTCGCGCAGGCTTTGGCTTCGAGCCGCGACGCAGAGTCACGACGAGCCCGATCGCTTTCGCAGGTACCGCGAACTCCTTGCCAAGGCGCTGAGCGATGCATCCGCTCCACCTCTGGCCGTGCAGCAGATCAAGACTGCCACGTTCCCTGATGAACTCTGGCAGTCGGATTCGACGCGAGTACTGCGTCACCTCTCCGACTCGGTGAACTCGACGCCGCGACAAGCGCTCGCCGACGACTGGGAAACGGCCCAGCGCATCATTGCCGCACGCGGTGGCGCGATCGATCTCGCCATCACCATGGAGACGACGATCTCGACGATCGAGTCGGCGTTCAGCGATCGCTTGCGCTGGCTCTTCGGTGGAGGAGGACAACTCACGCGTCCCAACGCGAACGCCGAACGTGAACCGGGCTTGAACGCGCCATCGAGTCTGCGAAGTACCAGGTGTCAGGGCAGTTCACGCGACTGATGAGCGAGGTGAGCGCCCTCACCTTCCTGCGGGGAGCGCCTAAGGGTAGTGCGATTGAGTTTCTGGAGTTTCAGAACGCACTCCTCACGCGCTACATCCTCGATCGTTGCGGAGGCAACGCACGGTGCGTTGATGCGCTCTACGAAGTGGTACGCTCGAACAAGGGCATGCTCGCCATCGCGTATGGTTCGCGCCTCCCCGCGTCTCGCGCAGTGATCAAGGCTCTCCCGGAGGACGAGCAGGCGGTCACTCGCGCGTATCGCTCGCTTCTCACGAGCGGCAGGGGGTGGGAGAACGCCGATTCGCAAAGATTGCGGGAGCAACTGGCGCCCTTCGCAAAGGCGTTCGGCGGCAACTCACGAAGTGACTCGAGTCGGTCGATGCAACGTGACCGTCTGCTGCTCCGCGATGGTGAGGTGGTGGTCGACATCATGCGTACCACTCCGCTGGTTCGCGGAGAGGCGAGAACATACAACGCGTTCATTGTCTCCAGGGACTCGATGACGCGAGTGGTCGACCTCGGACGCCAGGGAGCGGTCGACTCGTTGGTCGAGGGGTGGCGACGCGCGGCGACGCTCACGGTTCCCGATTCCGCCCGCTGGGCGCAAGCCACGCAGTCGCTTGCAGACTCCATCTGGCGAAAGATTGCTGCCGCGCTACCTCCCAGGACCGCGCAGGTGTTCGTCTCACCCGACGGTCGCATGCTTCGCGCCAACTGGCCGATCATCGCCGCCGCCGGTGGCACGTCGCAGCCGGTGGCCGTCCTCCCGTCGTGGGCGCATCTGGTAGGAGCAAGGCGCACGCAACCTCCTGCCCGCGATCCCGTGGCCTACGTGGCTTCGGCCCCCGCCTTCGGCGAACGCGGGCAGTTTGCCCCCGTCGCGGCAAGGCCAAGCGTCTCGCCGTCGCTAGGAAAGGCACGACTACGTGTCGATTCGGTGCGCTCCGACCTCGTGACGCGAGAATCGATCACGCAAGGGCTGGAGCGTGCGCGCGTTGGCATGCTCGTGACGCACGGCACCACGCCCCAGAATCTGCGCGACTCGCTGTCCACATTCCTGGATCGCACCTACGTTGCGCTGAGTGGAGCGAACACGGATCCCACCGCACGACTGACCGCCACGGATTTCGCGAGGCTCGATCTCCGCGGACTGCAGTTGCTGCTGCTCGTGGCCTGTCGCATGGCGGACGGTGCGGTCGTCGAAGGGCAGGGGATGCTGGGATTCCCCCTCGCGCTGTCAGCGGCGGGTGCGCCGACGTCGCTCGTCTCGGTCTGGCCGGCGCCCAACGATTCATCGACGACAATGCTGGTCGAATCCTTCATGCGCGGAGTGGCTGAAGAGAGCCGCAGCTTCGACGACGCACTGCGCAATGCACAGGACGTCGTACGCAGGAAAGTACCCCGAGCCGAAGTACTGGGCAGGATGGGTGGTGTTCGGCGATGCGTTCGGACGGTTACGGGAGGGAGGCGACCATGTACAGACCGCTCGTGTCACTTCTTGTGTTTGCGTTGAGCGCCTCGGCGCAAGCGCAGAGCGTGGGATACGTCCTCTCCCTACGAGGGCAATGGACACTCGATGGCAAGGTCCTCGCGACCGACACGTATCATCCAGCGCTCTTCGTGAACAATGTGATTGCACGTCGAGCCGGCGTCGGAACGGACAGTGACTATGTGCGAGTGCGGCTCGGCGGCAGGACGTTCACGTTCTCGTGTCGTGATAACGGCTGCATCCGGCCGTTCGTGGTACGCCACGCATCCGGGAATCTTCGCGACTCCGAGACCGTGAAGCGGCTGCGCGAGGCGTTTCCGAAGCAGAACGTGCGTCCATTTCTGGCGAGCAACGCGTCGCTCGCCGACGAATTCCAGCTGGCGGACGGAGTCGTGCGCACGGCGGCGGGGGCAGCCGAACTGCGCCCACTCATGCCGTCGCGCATTGAAGCGGGTTTGGCGGTGCTCGCATGTCCCGTTGCGAATGCGAACTGCTCCCCGGAAGGCGGGGGCGCCAGCGTCTGCGACATCACGTCGAGCGGATGCAATCTGCCCGTCGGCGAGGAGGGCGTATGTGCTGAAGCTGCACCGCTCCATCAGGCGCGGGGCACGTGACGTATGAGACGACCGACGCCCTTCACCATCGCGCATGTCGCGTCGGGTGAACGGTACAAGAAAGATCGTCGCGGCCGCGGAGGCGCTGAAACAGGAAATCGGCAGTGGCAGGATCCTGCGACGCCTGAGGAACTGAGGATGTGGCAGCGCACGCTCCTTCTCACCGAGAGGCGAGATGACGCACATGTCGTCGCATCCGCCGGAATCGCTGCGGGTGCGGTTCGGAAAGATCACCTGGATGAACCTCGTTGTCTGCGGCGCTCTTCACGGTGTCGGTATACGGGTCGCACGTCGACGTCTTCCAACGCATGAGCTTCGTCGTGCTGGATAAGCTGGTGCGACGGTTCAACGACACGTCGAGTACGACGCTGGTGTTGGTGTCTCCGAAGGCACGAGGCGACACGACGTTCGGATATCCACTTCGTCCCGACCGGTTGCTCACGCTCATCGAAGCTGCGGATGCCGCAGGCGCTGGCGGTGATCGGCGTCGATTTTCTGACGGACGACACGACAGTACGCGAGCGTCGACGAACCGAGCACCCGCGCACCTATCGTCTGGGTCATGAGGCCGAGTCCTGACGAGGAGCTCGTGCCCCTGAATCCGCTCGGCAATAGAGCACTCCTCCGGGGAATCGCCGGGCTGTCGATGGTGGGCGTCGATGTGGATAACGTGCAGCGGCGATATCGCGCGTACGAGGAATCCGGCAAGAGTCTCTACGTGAGCTTCGCACGCGCGGTCGCAACGGCGTGGTGCCTGCAGGGGGCGCTCGGCCGTTGGGTCCCGCGAAAGGACCGTGCGTCTTCACACGCGGACAGCACCTCGGAACTCATCGTGCTGAACGAGGGCGTCGCGTCGACCGATGTCGTCGATGCGCTCGATCTCCTGCGCGTGCCTACGAGAGGCGCCATGACACCACCGCCGCGTGGGATGTGATCTCGGGGAAGCTGAAGGGGAGAATCGTCCTGCTGGGCGGCGTGGACCCGGAGGACAAGCACATCGCTCCCGACCGAAGTGTCGACGGCGTGTTGCTCCAGTCGCGCATGATCGAGTCCGAGCTGCAGGGCGGCTTCCTCCGTGAGGCACCGGGGGGCGTGGAGAAGGGCGTCAAATTCGGACTCGCGTTGTTCCTGATGGTCGCGTACGTGGTGTGGTCTCCCGCGATGGCTGCTCTCATCGTGGTCGGCGTGTTCCTCGCTGTCGTCGGCATCGCGACCAGCCCGTCACTCGCAACGGGTTACTGGCTCAATCCCCTTCCCCTCACCGTGGGCATCTTCTTCGAGATGTGGTTCGAGGACACTTCGGGCACCGAGGTTGCGGAGAGGCTTGGCCCGCTGGGGAAGTTGTTCAGGCCACTGTGGCCGCCGATTGGGTAGCGTCAGGCCATTCCAGTGGCTGGTGTAGGCCTACGGGTGCGAGTGTCGCAGGCGCGCCTTGGACGTGTGGGCGGCGGATCGGGCATCGCGCTCGCCCGCATGAAGCCGGGAAAGCCAATGCGGAGGACGAATGACGGCTCCGGACTTTCTCTGGAACGTCCTAGTCGTAGTGGTCGGGCTCGCGATCGGGATTCCCGTGGGCACCTACCGTGCGATACGCGCGGCACGGCAACGAACATCCTCGATCGCCCCGCCGTTCGTGCGAATGGTCAAGCAACTCCGAGAGGACCAGCAGCTCTCTC
Protein-coding regions in this window:
- a CDS encoding DUF4304 domain-containing protein, yielding MASDNSKWLQHALTPALKAAGFQEGREQLWRRTNATTVGVLSLQGSQWGPSFYVNLGVYFRAG
- a CDS encoding CHAT domain-containing protein codes for the protein MSALTFLRGAPKGSAIEFLEFQNALLTRYILDRCGGNARCVDALYEVVRSNKGMLAIAYGSRLPASRAVIKALPEDEQAVTRAYRSLLTSGRGWENADSQRLREQLAPFAKAFGGNSRSDSSRSMQRDRLLLRDGEVVVDIMRTTPLVRGEARTYNAFIVSRDSMTRVVDLGRQGAVDSLVEGWRRAATLTVPDSARWAQATQSLADSIWRKIAAALPPRTAQVFVSPDGRMLRANWPIIAAAGGTSQPVAVLPSWAHLVGARRTQPPARDPVAYVASAPAFGERGQFAPVAARPSVSPSLGKARLRVDSVRSDLVTRESITQGLERARVGMLVTHGTTPQNLRDSLSTFLDRTYVALSGANTDPTARLTATDFARLDLRGLQLLLLVACRMADGAVVEGQGMLGFPLALSAAGAPTSLVSVWPAPNDSSTTMLVESFMRGVAEESRSFDDALRNAQDVVRRKVPRAEVLGRMGGVRRCVRTVTGGRRPCTDRSCHFLCLR
- a CDS encoding type II toxin-antitoxin system RelE/ParE family toxin; translation: MDTCFAAIEATPLAYPVVYRGARRALLRRFPYAILYLLDGERLHVLACTHTSLHPRRWRQRA
- a CDS encoding DUF4145 domain-containing protein codes for the protein MKDLPDLEQKLLQEVYRAIAADSPRLSLMGARALVDMLIVRTIGDTGTFAQKLMKLEADGFVSRVNREVLDAVLEAGNASAHRGFEPSSRQLQTVMDIVENLLQSQLLHGSAQELKKTVPPRPPRA
- a CDS encoding addiction module protein, giving the protein MTIAERLQLVEELWDSIAADADAEALPLTDAERALIDERLAD